A genomic region of Pseudopipra pipra isolate bDixPip1 chromosome W, bDixPip1.hap1, whole genome shotgun sequence contains the following coding sequences:
- the LOC135404456 gene encoding C-type lectin domain family 2 member B-like isoform X2, with protein sequence MRKSWCKEMSVQLGTDPALSGLPQEPNSSSQEETLNTCSDPEKQCECGSYRTESDRRTSPKVCVLTQSVSLGILSLSLVVALTVLCVRPRFSELEFSHVCPDTWPGFQGKCYHFSEAEGNWTTGWTRCEALGASLATISTREELRFLLRYKGEANHWIGLGMRDNGWEWINGTALNGRFEVRGEGPCGYLYYWWISSSLCHTEKNWICSCPNDYVLWKGKLGDPKTGVSP encoded by the exons atgagaaaatcgTGGTGCAAAGAG ATGTCTGTTCAGCTCGGGACAGACCCTGCCCTGTCAGGGCTGCCCCAAGAGCCAAATTCTTCAAGCCAGGAAGAAACACTGAACACCTGCAGTGATCCAGAGAAACAGTGTGAATGTG ggTCCTACAGAACTGAGTCAGACCGGAGAACATCCCCCAAGGTGTGTGTTCTCACTCAgagtgtgtccctggggatccTCAGCTTGAGCCTGGTCGTGGCACTGACTG ttctcTGTGTGAGACCCCGGTTCTCTGAGCTGGAATTCTCCCACGTGTGCCCAGACACCTGGCCtggtttccaaggaaaatgttaTCATTTTTCTGAGGCTGAGGGCAACTGGACCACGGGCTGGACAAGGTGTGAGGCCCTGGGAGCTTCCCTGGCCACCATAAGCACGAGGGAGGAACTG CGCTTCCTTCTGCGCTATAAAGGCGAAGCAAACCACTGGATCGGGCTGGGAATGAGGGATAATGGCTGGGAGTGGATCAATGGCACGGCCTTGAACGGCAG GTTTGAGGTGCGGGGTGAGGGACCCTGTGGGTACCTGTACTATTGGTGGATCAGTTCGTCCCTGTGCCACACGGAGAAGAACTGGATCTGCAGCTGCCCCAATGACTATGTCCTGTGGAAGGGGAAATTAGGAGACCCCAAAACAGGAGTTTCACCCTAG